A single region of the Silene latifolia isolate original U9 population chromosome 8, ASM4854445v1, whole genome shotgun sequence genome encodes:
- the LOC141595037 gene encoding uncharacterized protein LOC141595037, which translates to MSGDKLKGGGSGPKTIPMSSPLYLHPSDSPSLNVTQIIFDGTNYDMWADAVKNGLDAKNKLGFIEETVKKPTSSGDDDDLELVAWRQCNAMLRAWLRNVIDPKLHPSITFTQSIEEIWEELQGRYSAGNAPRVHQLKSELNECKQGKETIVEYYTRLKIIWDELAKYSKIKDCTCGAAVSIAKEKEEEKVHQFLMGLDAKLYGQIRANLLMEDPIAPLNRVYALVLREERHNSLTQVKEERNDAAMTVKINGKDRGKYPRDDEEESDRPPPPRCTHCLKYYHTEENCYAKHGYEEVKARERGRGRRGRGGGNRGRGRGRGHHQANAITGTGKTEDQGKMNIPFTSEEIDRLKILLNTSPDGNHKIQGMQLSVNLEWLIDSGASHHVTGKRECLENVWEEEFSTVSLPDGRRVEATTHREVRPDYEDDDWTSKKGWKVYDLRERRVFVSRDVIFYENLYPYSVSTTEPSSQLELNTNTKTNQLNTNYNSDLDLDHVVRGSDESEINETGKEEGQETETGTGNDDINREENEGVQGAAMSGATGTQTEEKVMGRGAREKFEPAWKKDNHCTSTRVIAPNSKAHLGQPKSSRSGTRYPLDNYVITNCFSNTHKAFLATIDKGREPTYYHEAAKDGKWREAMSKEIEALEKNKTWKVVTLPNGKKPIGCKWVYKIKYKADGTVERYKARLVAQGFTQVEGVYFHETYAPVAKMTSVRCMLAVAVSKGWNIEQLDVNNAFLHGDLEEEVYMKIPQGFEKGEENKVCKLLKSIYGLKQASRNWFAKLTLSLKNYGFIQSMADYSLFTLNRDGVFIGVLIYVDDMIVVSNNKEACDKFKGFLDKSFGIKDLGRLKYFLGIEVAHGKDGLFFNQRKYALNIIEEMGMTGAKTVYTPIRQRHNLSLAKGYVLKDIMKYRRLVGRLVNLTITRPDLVYTVHIVTPLKISDK; encoded by the exons aTGAGTGGTGATAAATTGAAAGGAGGAGGGAGCGGTCCAAAGACAATTCCCATGTCGTCCCCATTGTATCTTCATCCATCCGATAGCCCTAGTTTGAACGTCACACAAATAATTTTTGACGGCACAAACTATGATATGTGGGCAGATGCAGTAAAAAATGGATTGGATGCAAAGAATAAACTAGGTTTTATTGAGGAGACGGTAAAGAAACCAACGAGCAGTGGAGATGACGATGATCTTGAGTTGGTAGCATGGCGTCAATGCAACGCGATGTTACGAGCATGGCTTCGGAACGTAATAGACCCGAAATTACATCCGAGTATCACGTTTACTCAGTCAATAGAAGAAATCTGGGAGGAGTTACAAGGACGATATTCGGCTGGAAACGCTCCGAGAGTCCATCAACTCAAGAGCGAGTTAAATGAATGCAAGCAAGGGAAGGAGACTATAGTCGAGTACTATACCAGGCTTAAAATTATTTGGGATGAATTAGCAAAATACAGTAAGATAAAAGACTGTACTTGCGGGGCAGCCGTTTCCATAGCAaaggagaaagaagaagaaaaagtgcACCAATTTCTAATGGGGCTAGATGCGAAATTATATGGTCAAATCAGAGCCAATTTGCTCATGGAAGATCCGATTGCTCCATTGAATCGGGTTTATGCATTGGTACTCAGGGAAGAGCGCCATAACTCCCTCACCCAAGTGAAGGAAGAGCGCAATGATGCTGCGATGACTGTTAAAATTAATGGAAAAGATCGAGGAAAATATCCAAGAGACGATGAAGAAGAGTCCGatcgaccaccaccaccacgatgTACTCATTGTTTGAAATATTACCATACGGAAGAAAATTGTTATGCCAAACATGGGTATGAAGAGGTGAAAGCACGAGAGCGCGGCCGTGGTCGAAGAGGTCGAGGAGGCGGAAACCGTGGCCGAGGAAGGGGCCGTGGACACCATCAGGCAAATGCAATAACAGGGACCGGCAAAACAGAGGATCAAGGGAAGATGAATATCCCATTCACGTCTGAAGAAATAGACAGATTGAAGATACTGTTGAATACCAGTCCTGATGGAAACCATAAAATTCAAGGTATGCAATTATCTGTAAATCTTGAGTGGTTAATTGACAGCGGAGCATCACATCACGTGACGGGAAAGCGAGAATGCTTGGAAAACGTATGGGAGGAGGAATTTTCTACAGTTAGTCTACCTGATGGTAGACGGGTTGAAGCCACTACCCATAGAGAAGTTC GACCGGACTACGAAGATGATGATTGGACGAG CAAAAAAGGGTGGAAAGTTTATGATTTGCGAGAAAGACGGGTATTTGTTTCACGAGATGTCatattttatgaaaatttatatCCCTATTCTGTTTCCACGACTGAACCTTCATCACAACTTGAACTCAACACAAATACAAAAACCAATCAATTAAATACCAATTACAACAGTGACCTCGACCTAGATCACGTTGTAAGGGGGAGTGATGAATCGGAAATTAACGAGACAGGCAAGGAAGAGGGACAGGAAACAGAAACGGGTACAGGAAATGATGACATTAACAGAGAAGAGAATGAGGGAGTACAGGGAGCTGCTATGTCAGGTGCGACAGGCACGCAAACCGAGGAGAAGGTGATGGGTCGAGGAGCGCGAGAAAAATTTGAACCCGCATGGAAGAAGGACAATCACTGTACATCCACAAGAGTAATTGCCCCGAATTCGAAAGCTCATCTCGGCCAACCAAAGTCTTCTCGGTCAGGTACCCGTTATCCTCTAGATAATTATGTTATAACCAACTGTTTCTCAAACACTCACAAAGCTTTTCTAGCCACAATTGACAAAGGGCGAGAGCCAACTTATTATCATGAAGCAGCCAAGGATGGTAAGTGGAGAGAAGCCATGAGTAAAGAAATTGAAGCATTGGAGAAAAACAAGACTTGGAAGGTTGTGACATTACCAAATGGAAAGAAACCCATAGGATGCAAATGGGTGTACAAAATCAAATACAAGGCGGACGGTACGGTGGAACGTTACAAAGCTCGATTAGTAGCGCAGGGATTCACACAAGTTGAAGGGGTTTATTTCCATGAAACATATGCGCCGGTGGCAAAAATGACGAGCGTGAGATGCATGTTGGCGGTAGCTGTGTCGAAGGGATGGAATATCGAACAGCTTGATGTGAATAATGCGTTTCTACATGGAGATCTCGAAGAAGAAGTATACATGAAAATTCCACAAGGATTCGAAAAGGGTGAAGAGAATAAGGTATGCAAATTACTTAAATCCATTTACGGTTTAAAACAAGCCTCACGTAATTGGTTTGCAAAATTAACTCTTTCACTTAAGAATTACGGGTTTATTCAATCGATGGCAGATTATTCCTTGTTCACTTTGAATCGAGATGGAGTTTTCATTGGAGTACTTATTTatgtggatgatatgattgttgTGAGTAACAATAAAGAGGCATGTGATAAATTCAAAGGTTTCTTAGATAAAAGTTTTGGAATCAAAGATTTGGGAAGGTTGAAATATTTTCTGGGAATAGAGGTGGCTCATGGCAAAGATGGTTTGTTTTTTAACCAAAGGAAGTATGCATTAAATATTATAGAAGAGATGGGAATGACGGGGGCAAAGACCGTGTACACGCCAATTAGACAGAGGCACAATTTGTCCTTAGCCAAGGGATATGTTTTGAAGGACATTATGAAGTACCGACGACTAGTTGGTAGATTAGTAAACTTGACCATCACACGGCCAGACCTAGTCTACACAGTCcatattgtgacacccttaaaaattaGCGATAAATAA